Proteins encoded in a region of the Pirellulaceae bacterium genome:
- a CDS encoding ATP-binding protein: MTRLFVKFYLGVLVVLFLAWYIYGQVYRERAGKELARVAEEAMGGGVRLVAETLSGVPAEQQKEVLNKLQENFDYPVKLLKTDELDASIQNRLAIPKTVVYGIESNSIYTALSNQQIVVCLGPLPNYDLYEIENTFEGWMSLIVDQLEENKDQPTEEVLAKLRTEYDFPISIVANQSLPEWPRFRLEEGGDDNETVFYGDPNTDEWFVVTPLQNKDQLLRIGPLPNFKRTDQRAATTTLTLVLLPAAVAILLLLRPVAQQLRHIEHAANAITNGNLGARVNEQRVSSAKPLAQAFNAMADRTQTMLRTQRELLQAVSHELRTPLARIRFAIDLIESAKSETERRQRLESLDTATEELDALVGELLSYVRMETTDVGLEYEFVDVHNVASLLINKYSTLHPNIDISEVGENANRDLIISVDRRGFQRVLENLLGNATRFAEQKVTICFSTTGTSLFVDVHDDGCGINEEDRERVLQPFVRINEQPNDNRNGVGLGLALVQRIMNQHSGSLEILASPLGGCQVRTTWPTSSRPNSSRPTSKTEQETQSTR; encoded by the coding sequence ATGACAAGACTGTTTGTTAAATTCTATTTGGGTGTTTTGGTCGTACTCTTCTTGGCCTGGTACATCTACGGTCAGGTCTATCGAGAACGCGCTGGTAAAGAACTGGCAAGAGTTGCTGAAGAAGCCATGGGTGGTGGCGTGCGTTTGGTCGCTGAAACGTTAAGCGGTGTGCCGGCCGAACAACAAAAGGAAGTGTTGAATAAATTACAAGAGAATTTCGATTACCCTGTCAAATTGCTCAAGACCGACGAATTGGATGCGTCAATCCAAAATCGTCTGGCCATCCCTAAAACGGTTGTTTATGGGATAGAATCCAACTCGATATATACGGCTTTATCGAATCAGCAAATCGTCGTCTGCCTCGGACCTCTCCCGAACTACGATTTGTACGAAATCGAAAATACGTTTGAAGGCTGGATGTCGTTAATCGTTGACCAACTCGAAGAGAACAAGGATCAACCAACGGAGGAAGTATTAGCCAAGTTAAGAACAGAATATGATTTTCCGATCAGTATTGTCGCAAATCAAAGCTTACCCGAATGGCCCCGATTCCGCCTCGAGGAAGGAGGGGATGACAATGAAACTGTTTTTTATGGCGACCCCAATACTGATGAATGGTTTGTGGTGACACCATTGCAGAACAAGGATCAGCTTTTGCGAATTGGCCCCTTGCCAAATTTCAAACGCACCGATCAGAGAGCAGCCACGACGACTCTGACGCTTGTCCTGCTGCCAGCCGCTGTAGCCATCTTGCTGCTGCTCCGACCCGTGGCACAACAACTGCGTCACATTGAGCATGCAGCTAACGCAATCACAAACGGCAACTTGGGCGCCCGAGTTAACGAACAGCGTGTTTCTTCGGCAAAACCGCTTGCCCAAGCATTCAACGCAATGGCAGATCGAACTCAAACGATGCTGCGAACGCAACGTGAATTGCTGCAAGCTGTTTCACACGAATTGCGAACCCCACTCGCTCGTATCCGTTTTGCCATCGATCTGATCGAATCCGCAAAGAGCGAGACCGAGCGACGCCAACGTCTCGAGTCGCTCGATACGGCAACCGAAGAACTTGACGCGTTGGTGGGTGAGTTACTGAGTTATGTTCGCATGGAAACAACTGACGTAGGGTTGGAATACGAATTCGTTGACGTGCACAACGTCGCAAGCCTCTTGATCAACAAGTACTCCACGTTGCATCCAAATATTGACATTTCTGAAGTAGGTGAAAACGCGAACCGTGATCTGATAATTTCGGTTGATCGGCGAGGATTCCAACGCGTCTTGGAAAATCTACTCGGTAACGCAACGCGTTTTGCCGAGCAGAAGGTAACCATTTGCTTTTCTACGACTGGGACATCATTATTTGTCGACGTTCATGACGATGGGTGCGGAATCAACGAGGAAGATCGCGAACGAGTGCTGCAACCGTTTGTGCGGATTAACGAGCAACCCAACGACAATCGGAATGGGGTAGGTCTCGGCTTGGCTTTGGTCCAAAGGATCATGAACCAGCACAGCGGATCACTTGAAATCCTCGCGAGCCCGTTGGGCGGTTGTCAAGTCCGCACCACCTGGCCCACTTCAAGCAGACCCAACTCCAGCAGACCCACCTCAAAAACGGAACAAGAAACTCAATCAACTCGTTGA